One Setaria viridis chromosome 5, Setaria_viridis_v4.0, whole genome shotgun sequence genomic region harbors:
- the LOC140222698 gene encoding glyoxylate/hydroxypyruvate/pyruvate reductase 2KGR, producing the protein MESLGVLLLHPMNAYLEQELDRRCRLHRFWEAPPGPPRDEFLRAHAGSIRAVVGNASYGADAALIDALPALEIVASFSVGIDRVDLAKCRERGIRVTNTPDVLTDDVADLAVGLAIAVLRRIPQADRFVRAGLWKAKGDYALTTRFSGKRVAILGLGRIGLAVAKRAEAFGCSISYHSRSEKPFPFPNYKFYANAVDLAANCDVLVVACSLNAETYHIVNREVIDALGPEGVLINIGRGAHVDEPELVSALVEKRLGGAGLDVYENEPFAPEQLFSLDNVVLVPHVGSDTEETCRAMADLVLGNLEAHASNKPLLTPVV; encoded by the exons atggagtcCCTGGgcgtgctcctcctccaccccatGAACGCGTACCTGGAGCAGGAGCTggaccgccgctgccgcctgcacCGCTTCTGGGAGGCCCCGCCGGGCCCGCCCCGCGACGAGTTCCTCCGCGCGCACGCGGGCTCCATCCGCGCCGTCGTCGGCAACGCCTCCTacggcgccgacgccgcgctcATCGACGCGCTCCCGGCGCTCGAGATCGTCGCCTCCTTCTCCGTCGGCATCGACCGCGTCGACCTCGCCAAGTGCCGCGAGCGCGGGATCCGGGTCACCAACACCCCCGACGTCCTCACCGACGACGTCGCCGACCTCGCCGTCGGGCTCGCCATCGCCGTGCTACGCAGGATCCCGCAGGCCGACCGATTCGTCCGCGCCGGCCTGTGGAAGGCCAAGGGCGACTACGCACTCACCACGCGG TTCAGTGGCAAGAGAGTCGCTATTCTGGGGCTTGGCAGGATAGGCTTAGCTGTAGCGAAAAGAGCTGAGGCATTTGGTTGCTCGATCAGCTATCACTCAAGATCAGAGAAGCCATTTCCATTTCCAAACTACAAATTCTATGCGAATGCTGTTGATCTGGCAGCCAACTGCGATGTGCTTGTCGTGGCATGCTCGCTCAATGCGGAGACCTACCACATTGTTAATCGTGAGGTCATCGACGCACTAGGACCAGAAGGCGTGCTCATAAACATTGGCCGCGGAGCACACGTGGATGAACCTGAGCTCGTGTCTGCACTTGTTGAGAAACGCTTGGGAGGAGCAGGCCTTGATGTGTATGAGAACGAGCCATTTGCTCCAGAGCAGCTTTTCAGTTTGGATAATGTTGTCTTAGTTCCTCATGTGGGCAGTGACACAGAAGAAACATGCAGGGCGATGGCTGATCTAGTGCTAGGAAATTTAGAGGCGCATGCGTCGAATAAGCCGTTACTAACTCCAGTAGTCTGA
- the LOC117856128 gene encoding NDR1/HIN1-like protein 13 — MKHTTSESDVTSMATTSPPRTPKTPKRPAYYVQSPSRDSHDDGDKSSTTHTTPVYNNSPLESPSHPSTGRHSRISSATRFSGTLRSSSPGSCRAGGRKRLASKGWREVAAIDEEGAYDELDEEPELPRCCVAAFWLSVVLLAFTVICLIVWGAARHYKPSVVVRSLTVHNFYVGEGTDRTGVPTKLVTLNCSLKINVHNPSTMFGVHVSSSSIRLMYSEIEIANGHLDKFYQPRTSHRVASAILHGEKTPLYGAGATLAPANAGGRVPLTLQLAVRTRGYVMGKLVRVTHARRVRCPVAIDPGSSKPVRIRQSACSHT, encoded by the exons ATGAAGCACACGACGTCGGAGTCGGACGTGACGAGCATGgcgacgacgtcgccgccgcgtacCCCCAAGACCCCGAAGCGGCCGGCGTACTACGTGCAGAGCCCGTCGCGCGACTcccacgacgacggcgacaaGTCGTCGACGACGCACACGACGCCCGTGTACAACAACAGCCCGCTCGAGTCCCCCTCCCACCCCTCCACGGGCCGCCACTCCAGGatctcctccgccacccgcTTCTCCGGCACGCTCCGCTCCTCGTCGCCCGGCAGCTGCAGGGCCGGCGGCCGCAAGCGCCTCGCCTCCAAGGGCTGGCGCGAGGTCGCCGCCATCGACGAGGAAGGCGCCTACGACGAGCTCGACGAGGAGCCGGAGCTCCCCCGGTGCTGCGTCGCCGCCTTCTGGCTCTCGGTTGTCCTCCTGGCGTTCACCGTCATCTGCCTCATCGTCTGGGGAGCTGCTCGCCACTACAAGCCTAGCGTCGTTGTCAGG AGCTTGACAGTGCACAATTTCTACGTCGGCGAAGGCACTGACCGCACCGGCGTGCCGACGAAGCTGGTCACGCTGAACTGCTCACTGAAGATAAATGTCCACAACCCCTCCACAATGTTCGGCGTCCATGTTTCGTCAAGCTCGATTCGGCTCATGTACTCTGAGATTGAGATCGCCAACGGCCAT TTGGACAAGTTTTACCAGCCACGAACCAGCCATCGCGTCGCCTCCGCGATCCTGCACGGCGAGAAGACCCCTCTGTACGGAGCCGGCGCCACGCTTGCTCCGGCCAACGCCGGAGGCAGGGTGCCACTGACGCTGCAGCTGGCCGTCAGAACCAGAGGATATGTGATGGGCAAGCTGGTGAGGGTGACACACGCTAGGCGTGTGAGATGCCCGGTCGCCATCGATCCCGGCAGCTCCAAGCCAGTTAGGATCCGTCAGAGCGCTTGCAGTCACACCTGA
- the LOC117856126 gene encoding uncharacterized protein: protein MRRLWRWYQQCLASHPVRTQVVSSGILWGLGDIGAQAVTHHYSARRANNPPEGKDKDKEFKVDWRRVGITSSFGFAFVGPVGHYWYEYLDRIIRRRFQPNTFKFVASKVAADGFLFGPLDLLLFFSYVGLGQGRSVEQVKEDVKRDFIPALVVGGTIWPAVQIANFRFIPVRYQLLYVNVFCLFDSCCLSWIEQQGDASWKRWFTSFRKIEDHKSKV from the exons ATGCGGCGGCTATGGCGATGGTACCAGCAGTGCCTGGCCTCGCACCCGGTGCGCACGCAGGTCGTCAGCTCCGGCATCCTCTGGGGCCTCGGCGACATCGGCGCCCAGGCCGTCACCCACCACtactccgcccgccgcgccaaCAACCCCCCCGAG GGTAAGGATAAAGATAAAGAGTTCAAAGTTGATTGGAGGAGGGTGGGCATCACAAGTTCCTTTGGATTTGCTTTCGTCGGACCAGTCGGACATTACTG GTATGAGTACCTGGACCGCATCATCCGGCGGAGATTTCAGCCTAATACGTTCAAATTTGTTGCCTCTAAAGTCGCTGCGGATGGTTTCCTCTTTGGACCATTAGATCTTCTCCTGTTCTTCTCATACGTGGGTCTCGGCCAAGGAAGGAGTGTAGAGCAGGTGAAGGAAGATGTGAAAAGGGATTTCATTCCTGCTCTGGTAGTGGGTGGAACCATCTGGCCAGCCGTGCAGATCGCGAACTTCCGCTTCATCCCCGTGCGGTACCAGCTCCTGTATGTGAACGTGTTCTGCCTCTTCGACAGCTGTTGCCTGTCATGGATTGAGCAGCAGGGAGACGCTTCCTGGAAGCGGTGGTTCACATCGTTCCGGAAAATCGAAGACCATAAGAGTAAGGTTTGA
- the LOC117859059 gene encoding pollen allergen Phl p 11: protein MAPPRPAHSSDPPSHCLPFPLPTDREFERPKQGMQMMAQPKLTILAAVALAVLALASVASAEQGGGFVVTGRVYCDPCRAGFETNVSKSVPGATVEVVCRKFGASKETLKAEATTDEYGWYKLEIDQDHQEEICEAVLAKSSDPACAEVEEFRDRARVPLTSNNGIKQQGVRYANPIAFFRKDPLKECGQILSKYDLKDATETP, encoded by the exons ATGGCGCCCCCTCGCCCAGCGCACAGCTCCGATCCTCCCTCCCACTGCTTGCCGTTCCCCCTCCCGACCGATCGAGAGTTCGAGAGACCCAAGCAAGGCATGCAGATGATGGCGCAGCCCAAGCTGACGATCCTGGCCGCGGTAGCGCTGGCCGTGTTGGCCCTCGCCAGCGTCGCTTCCGCCGAGCAGGGCGGCGGCTTCGTGGTCACCGGCCGCGTGTACTGCGATCCCTGCCGCGCGGGGTTCGAGACCAACGTCTCCAAGAGCGTGCCGG GCGCGACGGTGGAGGTTGTCTGCCGCAAGTTCGGCGCGAGCAAGGAGACGCTGaaggcggaggcgacgacggaCGAGTACGGGTGGTACAAGCTGGAGATCGACCAGGACCACCAGGAGGAGATCTGCGAGGCGGTGCTGGCCAAGAGCTCCGACCCGGCCTGCGCCGAGGTCGAGGAGTTCCGCGACCGCGCGCGCGTCCCGCTCACCTCCAACAACGGCATCAAGCAGCAGGGCGTCCGCTACGCCAACCCCATCGCCTTCTTCCGCAAGGACCCGCTCAAGGAGTGCGGCCAGATCCTCAGCAAGTACGACCTCAAGGACGCCACAGAGACGCCATGA
- the LOC117855519 gene encoding cytochrome P450 71A1: MALSQVAPVALLLTVLVVLPLSYLLILLAGNGGGGDARRRRLPPSPRGLPLLGHLHLLGSLPHRALRSLARAHGPVMLLRLGRVPTVVVSSAAGAEEVMRARDRAFANRPRSAMADRLLYGSRDVAFAPYGEYWRQARRVCVVHLLSARRVQSFRRVREQEAAALVGRVRAKGDEDGAAVVVGLSELLTEYANAVVSRAAFGDESARGLFDGGDRGREQRKVFTDFQTLIGMEPLGELLPWLGWVDAARGLEGKIRRTFEALDALLDKVIDDHRRRRPKNGDDGIDGEHWDFVDVLLDVHKHDQEYGFQLETNEIKAIILDMFAAGTDTTSTVMEWAMAELVTHPRAMRKLQDEIRAAVGSTGSVDEGHFAELRYLKAVVKETLRLHAPVALLVPREPPADAEILGYHVPARTRVVINAWAIGRDPATWEDAEEFLPERFSSSAVDFRGQHFELVPFGAGRRGCPGLGLAEASIEMALASLMYHFDWESAGGTGSSAVDMTEMSGISVHIKSGLPLVPKPWTPATPTC; the protein is encoded by the exons ATGGCCCTCTCACAGGTTGCACCCGTCGCCCTCCTGCTCACCGTCCTCGTCGTGCTGCCGCTCTCCTATCTCCTCATCCTCCTTGCCGgcaatggtggcggcggcgatgcacgACGGCGGaggctgccgccgtcgccgcgtggGCTCCCGCTGctcggccacctccacctcctgggCTCGCTGCCGCACCGCGCGCTCCGGTCCCTGGCGCGGGCGCACGGGCCCGTCATGCTGCTCCGGCTCGGCCGCGTGCCCACCGTGGTGGTGtcctcggcggcgggcgccgaggAGGTGATGCGGGCGCGCGACCGGGCCTTCGCGAACCGGCCCAGGAGCGCCATGGCCGACCGCCTCCTCTACGGCTCCCGCGACGTCGCCTTCGCGCCCTACGGCGAGTACTGGCGCCAGGCGCGCCGCGTCTGCGTCGTGCACCTCCTCAGCGCGCGCCGCGTCCAGTCCTTCCGCCGCGTCAGGGAGCAGGAGGCCGCCGCGCTGGTCGGCCGCGTCCGCGCCAAGGGCGACGAGGACGgagcggccgtcgtcgtcggtctGAGCGAGCTCCTCACCGAGTACGCCAACGCCGTCGTGTCGCGCGCCGCGTTCGGCGACGAGAGCGCGCGCGGCCTGTTCGACGGCGGCGACCGGGGACGTGAGCAGAGGAAGGTCTTCACCGACTTCCAGACGCTGATCGGGATGGAGCCGCTGGGGGAGCTCCTGCCGTGGCTGGGATGGGTGGACGCCGCGCGCGGGCTAGAGGGGAAGATTAGGCGGACGTTCGAGGCGCTCGACGCCTTACTCGACAAGGTGATCGATgaccaccgccggcggcgacctaaGAACGGGGATGACGGCATCGACGGCGAGCACTGGGACTTCGTGGACGTGTTGCTGGACGTGCACAAGCACGACCAAGAGTACGGCTTCCAGCTCGAGACCAACGAAATCAAGGCAATTATATTG GACATGTTCGCCGCGGGCACGGACACCACCAGCACGGTGATGGAATGGGCCATGGCGGAGCTCGTCACCCACCCGCGCGCCATGCGCAAGCTCCAGGACGAGATCCGCGCGGCGGTCGGCTCCACCGGAAGCGTCGACGAGGGCCATTTCGCCGAGCTGCGCTACCTCAAGGCCGTGGTCAAGGAAACGCTCCGGCTGCACGCGCCGGTCGCTCTGCTTGTGCCCCGGGAGCCGCCGGCGGACGCCGAGATCCTGGGCTACCACGTCCCGGCGCGCACGCGCGTGGTGATCAACGCGTGGGCCATCGGCCGGGACCCCGCGACGTGGGAGGACGCCGAGGAGTTTCTGCCGGAGAGGTTCTCCAGCAGCGCCGTGGACTTCAGGGGGCAGCACTTCGAGCTGGTgcccttcggcgccggcaggagGGGGTGCCCCGGCCTCGGGTTGGCCGAGGCGAGTATCGAGATGGCGCTGGCGAGCTTGATGTACCATTTCGATTGGGAGTCCGCCGGCGGGACCGGGTCGTCGGCCGTGGATATGACCGAGATGAGCGGGATCTCCGTGCACATCAAGTCCGGCCTGCCGCTTGTACCTAAGCCCTGGACCCCTGCTACTCCAACCTGCTAG